One region of Gouania willdenowi chromosome 13, fGouWil2.1, whole genome shotgun sequence genomic DNA includes:
- the serpini1 gene encoding neuroserpin, whose protein sequence is MLILDVVSLMLFLLSILLPGYGCRAADIPEDTTSEFSVRLYHRLQAAGGQDNIVFSPLSVAVALGMVELGARGASLEEIRQAVGFSHLLPGVEFSLLQNLTTALTEDDAHYMIRFANSLYLQEGVTFNPEFLHLMRKYFQADVETVNFSESSAVAEQINHWVENHTERKIRSLLSAEDFSSITRLTLVNAVYFRGSWKNQFRPENTRTFSFSKDDGSEVQTLMMYQQGDFYYGEFSDGSQEAGGVYQVLEMPYEGEDMSMMIVLPRQEVPLASLEPIIKAPLLEEWANNVKRQKVEVYLPRFKVEQKIDLKNTLQDLGIKNIFTNEADLSAMTDGKDLYIGKAVQKAYLEVTEEGAEGAVGSGMIALTRTLVLYPQVMADHPFFFIIRNRRTGSILFMGRVMTPEVIEPNDLYFESI, encoded by the exons ATGTTGATCCTGGACGTTGTGTCCCTGATGctcttcctcctctccatccTGTTGCCGGGCTACGGTTGCCGGGCGGCGGACATTCCTGAGGACACAACATCAGAGTTCTCGGTCAGACTGTACCACCGGCTCCAGGCGGCGGGGGGTCAGGATAACATCGTTTTCTCCCCGCTGAGTGTAGCCGTGGCCCTGGGTATGGTGGAGCTGGGAGCGAGGGGGGCTTCACTGGAAGAGATACGACAGGCGGTGGGATTCAGCCACCTGCTGCCAG GTGTGGAGTTCTCTTTGCTCCAAAACTTAACAACGGCTCTGACAGAGGACGACGCCCACTACATGATCCGCTTTGCCAACAGCCTTTACCTCCAGGAGGGGGTCACCTTTAATCCAGAGTTTCTCCATCTGATGAGAAAGTACTTCCAGGCCGATGTGGAGACAGTGAACTTTAGTGAATCATCAGCTGTGGCTGAGCAGATTAACCACTGGGTGGAAAATCACACAGAGA GAAAGATCCGTTCGCTGCTGTCAGCCGAAGACTTCAGCAGCATCACCCGCCTCACTCTGGTGAACGCCGTGTATTTCAGAGGCTCCTGGAAAAACCAGTTCAGGCCAGAGAACACCAGAACCTTTTCCTTCAGCAAAGATGACGGCTCTGAAGTGCAGACGCTCATGATGTATCAACAGGGAGACTTTTACTATG GTGAGTTCAGCGATGGATCGCAGGAAGCTGGTGGTGTGTACCAGGTGTTGGAGATGCCCTATGAGGGAGAGGACATGTCCATGATGATCGTTCTACCGCGACAGGAGGTTCCGCTGGCTTCTCTGGAGCCTATCATCAAAGCCCCTCTGCTGGAGGAGTGGGCCAACAATGTCAAGAGACAGAAGGTGGAAGTCTACCTACCAAG GTTTAAGGTGGAGCAGAAGATTGACTTGAAGAACACTCTACAGGATCTGGGAATAAAGAACATATTTACCAATGAGGCGGATCTCTCTGCTATGACAG ATGGTAAAGATCTGTACATTGGCAAAGCAGTGCAGAAAGCCTATCTAGAGGTGACAGAGGAAGGTGCAGAAGGAGCCGTTGGATCAG GGATGATCGCCCTTACCAGGACACTGGTTCTGTACCCTCAGGTCATGGCTGACCATCCATTCTTCTTCATCATCAGAAACAGAAGGAcag GGTCTATTCTCTTCATGGGAAGGGTCATGACCCCTGAGGTTATCGAGCCAAATGACCTCTACTTTGAATCCATATAA